Proteins encoded together in one Caballeronia sp. NK8 window:
- the ltnD gene encoding L-threonate dehydrogenase — MTRNVGVIGLGAMGMGVARSLLRAGFAVHACDVKKAALDAFAAEGGIACASAAELGGKCEVVLTVVVNAAQTEAVLFGESGAVDAMKPGSVVLACATVSPQFAAELGRRIGEKGVLLLDAPLSGGAAKANSGDMTMMTSGPADAYAACEDVLDAIAGKVYRLGDAHGAGSKVKIINQLLAGVHIAAAAEAMALGLREGVDPDALYDVITHSAGNSWMFENRVPHILAGDYTPLSAVDIFVKDLGLVLDTARTSKFPLPLSAAAHQMFMMASTAGHGGEDDSAVIKIFPGIDVPKGAKA; from the coding sequence ATGACGAGAAACGTGGGAGTCATCGGTCTGGGCGCAATGGGCATGGGCGTCGCACGCTCGCTGTTGCGCGCGGGCTTCGCCGTTCACGCCTGCGACGTGAAAAAGGCCGCGCTCGACGCGTTCGCGGCCGAGGGCGGCATCGCGTGCGCGTCGGCCGCCGAGTTGGGCGGCAAGTGCGAGGTCGTGTTGACGGTCGTCGTCAATGCAGCGCAGACCGAGGCCGTGTTGTTCGGAGAGAGTGGCGCCGTCGACGCGATGAAACCTGGCAGCGTCGTGCTTGCGTGCGCGACGGTGTCGCCGCAATTCGCCGCCGAGCTAGGCAGACGCATCGGCGAAAAGGGCGTGCTGCTGCTCGACGCGCCCTTGTCCGGCGGCGCGGCGAAGGCCAATTCAGGCGACATGACGATGATGACCTCCGGCCCCGCCGATGCCTACGCCGCCTGCGAGGACGTGCTCGATGCGATCGCGGGCAAGGTCTATCGTCTCGGCGACGCGCACGGCGCGGGCTCGAAGGTCAAGATCATCAATCAGCTGCTCGCGGGCGTGCATATCGCGGCGGCGGCCGAAGCGATGGCGCTCGGCCTGCGCGAGGGCGTCGATCCGGATGCGCTCTACGACGTCATCACCCACAGCGCCGGCAACTCGTGGATGTTCGAGAACCGCGTGCCGCACATTCTCGCGGGCGATTACACGCCGCTGTCCGCCGTCGATATCTTCGTGAAGGACCTCGGCCTCGTGCTCGACACGGCCCGCACGTCGAAATTCCCGCTGCCGCTCTCGGCGGCGGCGCACCAGATGTTCATGATGGCGTCCACCGCCGGACACGGCGGCGAGGACGATTCCGCGGTCATCAAGATTTTTCCGGGCATCGATGTCCCGAAGGGAGCGAAGGCATGA
- the otnK gene encoding 3-oxo-tetronate kinase, translated as MTQALLGCIADDFTGATDLANMLVRGGMRTVQTIGVPAADARIEADALVVALKSRTISADDAVRQSLDALAWLRAQGCRQFFFKYCSTFDSTDEGNIGPVADALLDALKDDFTIACPAFPENGRTIFRGNLFVGDVLLNESGMENHPLTPMTDPNLVRVLQRQTKSKVGLIRYDTIAKGADAIRARIGELKQDGVRLAIADAVSDADLHVLGDACRDLALITGGSGIALGLPQNFRAANLLAHAEHAADLPKLEGKSVVLAGSASKATNAQVAHWRESKPSFRIDPMALSRGEPVVQSAVEFAREHDEPVLIYATSSPDEVKAVQKELGVEKAGHLVEDALASIARALRDDGYTRFVVAGGETSGAVVQALDVRSLRIGPQIDPGVPATQSIGANAGEALGLALKSGNFGATDFFEKALKAL; from the coding sequence ATGACGCAGGCACTGCTCGGCTGTATCGCCGACGATTTCACCGGCGCGACCGATCTCGCCAACATGCTCGTGCGCGGCGGAATGCGTACGGTGCAGACCATCGGCGTGCCGGCGGCGGACGCGCGCATCGAGGCGGACGCGCTCGTCGTCGCGCTGAAGTCGCGCACCATTTCCGCCGATGACGCCGTGCGCCAGTCGCTCGACGCGCTCGCATGGCTGCGCGCGCAGGGCTGCCGCCAGTTCTTCTTCAAGTATTGCTCGACCTTCGATTCGACCGACGAGGGCAACATCGGCCCGGTCGCGGATGCGCTGCTGGACGCGCTGAAGGACGATTTCACGATCGCCTGCCCCGCATTCCCCGAGAACGGCCGCACGATCTTTCGCGGCAACCTGTTCGTCGGCGACGTGCTGCTGAACGAATCGGGCATGGAGAATCATCCGCTCACGCCGATGACCGATCCGAACCTCGTGCGCGTGTTGCAGCGCCAGACGAAATCGAAAGTGGGCCTGATCCGTTACGACACGATCGCAAAAGGCGCCGACGCGATCCGCGCGCGTATCGGCGAGTTGAAGCAGGACGGCGTGCGCCTCGCGATCGCCGACGCCGTGTCCGACGCCGATCTCCACGTGCTCGGCGATGCGTGCCGCGATCTCGCGCTGATCACGGGCGGCTCGGGCATCGCGCTGGGTCTGCCGCAGAACTTTCGCGCGGCGAATCTGCTCGCGCATGCGGAACACGCAGCCGATCTGCCGAAGCTCGAGGGCAAGTCGGTCGTCCTGGCGGGCAGCGCATCGAAGGCGACGAACGCGCAGGTCGCGCACTGGCGTGAATCGAAGCCGAGCTTCCGGATCGATCCGATGGCGCTTTCGCGCGGCGAGCCGGTGGTGCAGAGCGCCGTCGAATTCGCGCGCGAACACGACGAGCCGGTGCTCATCTACGCGACATCATCGCCCGATGAAGTGAAGGCGGTGCAGAAGGAACTGGGCGTCGAAAAGGCGGGGCATCTGGTCGAGGACGCGCTCGCCTCCATCGCGCGCGCGTTGCGCGACGACGGCTACACGAGGTTCGTGGTCGCGGGTGGCGAGACGTCGGGCGCGGTCGTGCAGGCGCTCGACGTGCGTTCCTTGCGCATCGGACCGCAGATCGATCCGGGCGTGCCGGCGACGCAATCGATCGGTGCGAATGCGGGCGAAGCGCTGGGTCTCGCGCTCAAGTCCGGCAATTTCGGCGCGACCGATTTCTTCGAGAAAGCGCTGAAGGCACTGTGA
- a CDS encoding aldolase, translated as MASTENSIREEICLTGKSLYERRYTVGSAGNISARLEDGWLITPTDACLGRLDPAEIAKVDVRGNHVSGGRPSKTLALHRRIYENNAEARGVVHTHSTHLVALTLAGVWKPDDVLPPITPYYVMKVGHVPLIAYRRPGDAAVAEEVAALASRVRAVLLERLGPVVWEKSVSHASYALEELEETARLYLSTHPRPEPLPEEAIEDLRATFNARW; from the coding sequence ATGGCATCGACCGAAAATTCCATTCGCGAAGAGATCTGCCTCACCGGCAAGAGTCTCTACGAGCGTCGTTATACGGTGGGCAGCGCGGGCAACATCAGCGCGCGCCTGGAAGACGGCTGGCTGATCACCCCGACCGACGCGTGCCTTGGCCGCCTCGATCCCGCCGAGATTGCGAAGGTGGATGTGCGGGGCAATCACGTATCGGGCGGACGGCCGTCGAAGACGCTGGCGCTGCATCGCCGCATCTACGAGAACAACGCAGAGGCCCGCGGCGTCGTGCATACGCACTCGACGCATCTCGTGGCGCTGACCCTGGCGGGCGTCTGGAAGCCGGACGATGTCTTGCCGCCGATCACGCCGTACTACGTGATGAAGGTGGGCCACGTGCCGCTGATCGCGTACCGGCGTCCGGGCGATGCGGCGGTGGCGGAGGAAGTGGCGGCATTGGCGTCGCGCGTGCGTGCGGTGTTGCTGGAGCGGCTTGGCCCGGTGGTCTGGGAGAAGTCGGTGTCGCACGCATCGTACGCGCTGGAGGAACTGGAAGAGACGGCGCGCCTGTATCTGTCGACGCACCCGCGCCCGGAGCCACTACCGGAAGAAGCGATCGAGGACTTGAGAGCGACGTTCAACGCCCGATGGTAG
- the otnI gene encoding 2-oxo-tetronate isomerase — protein MPKFAANLTMMYTEHAFLDRFAAAAKDGFKAVEFLFPYDFAANDIKQRLTDNALTQALFNAPPGDWAKGERGIASLPGREEEFRQSVAKGLEYAAVLGNRKLHVMAGLIAPDQPREKHRAVYLKNLEYAAKEAQNAGIGIVIEPINTRDIPGFFLNRQDEAQAICDEIGAPNLQVQFDIYHCQIVEGDIAMKLKRDMKRPNAGVGHIQIAGVPERHEPSIGELNYPYLFELIDSLGYEGWIGCEYKPKAGTSEGLGWLKPYL, from the coding sequence ATGCCGAAATTCGCCGCAAACCTAACGATGATGTACACGGAACATGCGTTCCTGGACCGCTTCGCCGCAGCAGCAAAAGACGGCTTCAAGGCGGTTGAATTCCTGTTCCCTTATGACTTCGCCGCGAACGACATCAAACAGCGCCTGACCGACAACGCCCTGACGCAAGCGCTTTTCAACGCACCACCGGGAGATTGGGCAAAGGGCGAGCGCGGCATTGCGTCATTACCCGGGCGCGAGGAAGAGTTCAGGCAAAGCGTCGCAAAGGGCCTCGAATACGCCGCCGTGCTCGGCAACAGGAAGCTGCACGTGATGGCGGGCCTGATCGCCCCGGATCAGCCGAGAGAGAAACATCGCGCGGTGTATCTGAAGAACCTGGAATACGCGGCAAAGGAAGCGCAGAACGCAGGCATAGGCATCGTGATCGAGCCGATCAACACCCGCGACATTCCCGGCTTCTTCCTGAACCGTCAGGACGAAGCCCAGGCCATCTGCGATGAAATCGGCGCACCGAACCTGCAAGTGCAGTTCGACATCTACCACTGCCAGATCGTGGAAGGCGACATCGCGATGAAGCTCAAGCGCGACATGAAGCGCCCAAACGCGGGCGTCGGCCATATCCAGATCGCGGGCGTGCCGGAGCGTCACGAGCCGAGCATCGGCGAACTGAACTATCCGTATCTGTTCGAGCTGATCGATTCGCTGGGCTACGAAGGCTGGATCGGCTGCGAATACAAACCCAAGGCGGGCACGTCCGAAGGCCTCGGCTGGCTCAAACCCTATCTGTGA
- the denD gene encoding D-erythronate dehydrogenase — translation MKILITGGAGFLGQRLAKRLLERNELDGKPVTELVLLDVARPNDERLLADQRVHAETGDISDPAVLQRHIDTQTEAIFHLAAIVSGQAEADFDLGMKINLDASRALLEVCRAAGHKPRVVFTSSVAVYGGALPDVVQDDTALNPQSSYGTQKAIAELLLSDYARRGFVDGRVLRLPTISVRPGKPNAAASSFASGIIREPLNGERSTCPVDGDTRVWLLSPKSAVEALIAGCEIEREKLGLRPVINLPGLSVSVNEMVAALREVAGEEAVQRIDWQRDERIEKIVGSWPGAWNTSRAEQLGLSGDRNFADVIRAYIADERG, via the coding sequence ATGAAGATTCTCATTACCGGCGGCGCGGGTTTTCTCGGCCAGCGTCTCGCGAAGCGCCTGCTCGAACGCAACGAGCTCGACGGCAAACCCGTCACGGAACTCGTGCTGCTCGACGTCGCGCGTCCGAACGACGAACGCCTGCTCGCCGACCAGCGCGTACACGCCGAAACCGGCGATATCTCCGATCCGGCGGTGCTGCAACGCCACATCGATACCCAGACCGAAGCCATCTTCCACCTCGCCGCGATCGTGAGCGGCCAAGCCGAAGCGGATTTCGATCTGGGCATGAAGATCAACCTCGACGCATCGCGCGCGCTGCTCGAAGTGTGCCGCGCGGCGGGCCACAAGCCGCGCGTCGTGTTCACGAGTTCGGTCGCGGTGTACGGCGGCGCGTTGCCCGATGTCGTGCAGGACGACACCGCGCTCAATCCGCAATCGTCATACGGAACGCAGAAGGCGATCGCCGAACTGCTGCTCTCCGACTACGCGCGGCGCGGTTTCGTCGATGGCCGCGTGCTGCGCCTGCCGACCATCAGCGTGCGGCCGGGCAAGCCGAACGCGGCGGCGTCGTCGTTCGCGAGCGGCATCATCCGCGAGCCGCTGAACGGCGAGCGCTCGACCTGCCCCGTCGATGGTGACACCCGCGTCTGGCTGCTGTCGCCGAAAAGCGCGGTCGAAGCGCTCATCGCGGGCTGCGAGATCGAGCGTGAGAAGCTCGGGCTGCGGCCGGTCATCAACCTTCCGGGTTTGTCGGTGAGCGTGAACGAGATGGTTGCCGCACTGCGCGAAGTGGCGGGCGAGGAAGCCGTGCAGCGCATCGACTGGCAGCGCGACGAGCGCATCGAGAAGATCGTCGGCAGCTGGCCGGGCGCGTGGAACACGTCGCGCGCCGAGCAGCTCGGCCTGTCGGGCGACAGGAATTTCGCCGACGTGATCCGCGCCTATATCGCCGACGAACGCGGCTGA
- a CDS encoding DedA family protein/thiosulfate sulfurtransferase GlpE, whose protein sequence is MLLHQLVDRFGPAIVFINVMGSALGLPVPAMPTMIIVGASVALMAVNGGAFWPPLLGVLCVAVAGGVLGDLVWFQGGRRYGDKTLKTICKLSLSRDTCVKKTERFFGRWGVRVLLVAKFIPGLSLVSVPLAGAMGVKLRSFIAHDGAGIALWSAVGLTIGVIFAAQLEMVFAMISQLGRQAVMVLAVLLAIYVTYRWWRRRALMATLEKARISVDELYAMMNDQPLPVIFDIRSPEKRMLDPFTIPGSLFADERDLAKIIENYDKSRKVVIYCSCPNEVSAAWMAKTMRNAGFRDVVPLTGGLDAWRLAGFDVATLTEFGELVATTPEEVAEMAAMCPWPVKSAAASSAGSASLHEAGFPHGDRA, encoded by the coding sequence ATGCTGTTGCATCAGCTAGTCGATCGATTCGGCCCGGCGATCGTTTTCATCAACGTGATGGGCTCGGCGCTCGGGCTGCCCGTGCCCGCCATGCCGACGATGATCATCGTCGGCGCGTCCGTCGCGCTGATGGCGGTGAACGGCGGCGCGTTCTGGCCGCCGCTTCTGGGCGTGCTGTGTGTCGCGGTGGCGGGCGGCGTGCTCGGCGACCTCGTCTGGTTCCAGGGCGGGCGCAGATACGGCGACAAGACGCTCAAGACCATCTGCAAGCTGTCCCTGTCGCGCGATACCTGCGTGAAGAAGACCGAGCGCTTTTTCGGCCGCTGGGGCGTGCGCGTGCTGCTCGTCGCGAAGTTCATTCCGGGGCTGTCGCTCGTCTCGGTGCCGCTCGCGGGCGCGATGGGCGTGAAGCTGCGCAGCTTCATCGCGCACGACGGCGCGGGCATCGCGCTCTGGAGCGCGGTCGGGCTGACCATCGGCGTCATATTCGCGGCGCAACTGGAAATGGTCTTCGCGATGATCTCGCAGCTCGGCCGGCAGGCGGTGATGGTCCTCGCCGTGCTGCTCGCGATCTACGTCACCTACCGCTGGTGGCGCCGCCGCGCGCTGATGGCGACTCTGGAGAAGGCGCGTATCAGCGTCGACGAGCTCTACGCGATGATGAACGACCAACCGCTGCCGGTGATCTTCGATATCCGTTCGCCGGAAAAGCGCATGCTCGATCCGTTCACGATTCCCGGCTCGCTGTTCGCAGACGAGCGCGATCTCGCGAAGATCATCGAGAACTACGACAAGTCGCGCAAGGTCGTCATCTATTGCTCGTGTCCGAACGAAGTGTCGGCCGCATGGATGGCGAAAACGATGCGCAACGCGGGTTTCCGCGACGTGGTGCCGCTCACGGGCGGACTGGACGCGTGGCGGCTCGCCGGTTTCGATGTCGCGACGCTGACCGAATTCGGCGAGCTCGTGGCGACCACGCCCGAGGAGGTCGCGGAAATGGCGGCGATGTGCCCGTGGCCGGTGAAATCGGCCGCGGCGTCATCCGCGGGCTCGGCATCCCTGCATGAAGCTGGTTTTCCACACGGAGATCGCGCATGA